From the Actinomycetes bacterium genome, one window contains:
- a CDS encoding alpha/beta hydrolase has product MLHGVGESAVGWQPIHQALSNDYDVIAFDLPGFGRSAALPPGVAPTAAALADAVERELDRLGVAQFHVAGYSLGARVALELATRGRTLSVIAIAPDGLGTPLERVHQAAALLTGRALATLLAPIATPVAATGAGRSLFFAMERSRPWQLPAEDARQLLLDFAEAPGYLDTVQAAMFDVPTRLERITCPVLLVQGTADPLVSMQSPRFLAFVRHAQLRWLPGLSHVPISDDPQLVAALILRFLKTATDKQGTWPKAASTATIPGQLAYFPRINGDPGSGGAWR; this is encoded by the coding sequence TTGCTGCACGGCGTAGGAGAGTCCGCTGTCGGCTGGCAACCGATCCACCAGGCACTGAGCAACGACTATGACGTCATCGCGTTCGACCTTCCCGGCTTCGGACGCTCGGCCGCGCTTCCCCCGGGGGTTGCGCCGACGGCGGCGGCCCTGGCGGATGCCGTTGAACGGGAGCTGGACCGGCTTGGCGTTGCCCAGTTCCACGTCGCTGGGTACTCCCTCGGTGCCCGGGTCGCCCTCGAGCTGGCCACGCGGGGCCGCACCCTTTCGGTCATCGCGATCGCTCCCGACGGGCTGGGCACGCCGCTGGAGCGAGTCCATCAGGCGGCGGCACTGCTGACTGGACGAGCGCTGGCCACGCTCCTTGCCCCCATCGCCACCCCAGTGGCTGCCACAGGAGCCGGACGGTCGCTGTTCTTTGCCATGGAGCGGAGCCGACCGTGGCAGTTGCCCGCCGAGGATGCCCGTCAGCTGCTGCTGGACTTCGCCGAGGCGCCGGGATATCTGGACACCGTCCAGGCGGCCATGTTCGATGTCCCGACGCGGCTGGAGCGCATCACCTGCCCGGTCCTTCTGGTGCAGGGGACCGCCGACCCGTTGGTCAGCATGCAGAGCCCTCGCTTCCTCGCCTTCGTACGCCACGCCCAGCTGCGATGGCTACCCGGCCTGAGCCACGTCCCGATCTCCGATGATCCACAGCTTGTCGCAGCGCTGATCTTGCGGTTCCTCAAGACAGCGACCGACAAGCAGGGAACCTGGCCGAAGGCTGCCAGCACCGCGAC